A region from the Falco rusticolus isolate bFalRus1 chromosome 4, bFalRus1.pri, whole genome shotgun sequence genome encodes:
- the SFMBT1 gene encoding scm-like with four MBT domains protein 1 yields the protein MNGEQQYDADAGSSVEEMEFNWDEYLEDTGATAAPHGSFKHVDTSLQNGFAPGMKLEVAVKSDQNTYWVATIITTCGQLLLLRYDGYGEDRKADFWCDIMTADLHPIGWCEQNKKILKVPEGIKDKIPDQEEFLHRALKGACSAPANLLEGLHRGKNPLDLIAPGSRLELQNIRDSLEAWIVNVVENVGGRLKLRYEGLEDSDKFDQWLFYLDPFLHQVGWAAQHGYSLQPPLAIRSLKSEADWQEILKKVKEEEEESSVPTDLFKDKPVIGVHSFSEGMKLEAVDPMAPFVISPATVLKVYNDKYFMIEIDDLRPDRTTSQSYICHVNSAGIFPVQWSLKNGLHLSPPPGYPGQDFDWADYLKQCGAEAAPQSCFPLLTSDHGFKENMKLEAVNPVDPEEVCIATVTKLKDSYLWLQLEGSKKPVPDCIVSVESMNIFPAGWCETNGYQLRPPRKAIVNKQKKIAVVQPEKQILSSRTVHDGLKNQELNSSDSVVINGKYCCPKIYFNHRCFSGPYLNKGRIAELPQSVGPGNCVLVLKEVLTLLINAAYKPSRVLRELQLDEEAAWHGHGETLKAKYKGKSYRATVEVVRTADRVADFCRKTCIKLECCPNLFGPQMVLDKCSENCSVLTKTKYTHYYGKRKNKRIGRPPGGHSNLEVAMKKPNKRRKRRKHFFVHKKKRSSTSVDNTPAGSPQGSGGEDDDDQDEVDEESLTEDSTSEHQDELLEESEVSEKKSLSSSPTQSELSHSLAQDRDKRKRKLRTFSFSDDENKPPSPKDIKMEVAEKLQLDSNPLEWSVADVVRFLKSTDCAPLARIFLDQEIDGQALLLLTLPTVQECMDLKLGPAIKLCHHIERVKLAFYQQFAN from the exons gtGGATACAAGTTTGCAGAATGGTTTTGCCCCTGGTATGAAGCTAGAAGTTGCTGTCAAGTCTGACCAAAACACCTACTGGGTAGCCACCATCATTACTACCTGTGGGCAGCTGCTCCTGTTGCGCTATGATGGTTATGGGGAAGACCGCAAGGCTGACTTTTGGTGTGATATCATGACAGCCGATTTGCACCCCATTGGCTGGTGTGAGCAGAACAAGAAGATTCTCAAAGTGCCTGAAG GTATCAAGGACAAGATACCTGACCAGGAGGAATTCCTTCACCGAGCACTGAAAGGAGCATGCAGCGCTCCTGCTAACCTGCTGGAGGGG cttcacaggggaaaaaatccattGGATCTCATTGCACCAGGCTCCCGGCTAGAACTGCAGAACATCCGGGATTCCCTGGAAGCCTGGATAGTCAATGTGGTAGAAAATGTTGGTGGGCGACTGAAATTGCGATATGAAGGGCTGGAGGATTCTGACAAGTTTGACCAATGGCTGTTCTACTTGGACCCTTTCCTTCATCAAGTGGGATGGGCAGCTCAGCATGGATATAGCCTGCAACCACCTTTAG CCATTAGGTCCTTGAAGAGTGAAGCAGATTGGCAAGAGATCCTAAAGAAggtgaaagaggaagaagaggagtCGTCAGTTCCTACAGATCTCTTTAAG GATAAACCTGTGATTGGGGTGCATTCATTCTCTGAAGGCATGAAGTTAGAAGCTGTTGACCCAATGGCTCCTTTTGTAATCTCTCCTGCTACAGTTCTCAAG GTATACAATGACAAATATTTCATGATAGAAATTGATGACTTGAGACCAGACCGTACAACCAGCCAGTCTTACATTTGTCATGTCAACAGTGCTGGTATTTTCCCTGTGCAGTGGAGTCTGAAGAACGGCTTGCATCTCAGTCCCCCACCAG GTTATCCTGGGCAGGACTTCGATTGGGCAGACTACCTCAAACAATGCGGTGCTGAGGcagctccccagagctgcttcccTTTG TTAACTTCTGACCACGGATTTAAAGAGAATATGAAACTTGAGGCTGTGAACCCAGTTGATCCTGAAGAAGTTTGCATTGCTACAGTCACCAAGTTGAAAGACTCCTACCTCTGGCTTCAGCTGGAGG GCTCCAAGAAGCCCGTCCCTGACTGTATAGTGAGCGTGGAATCAATGAATATATTTCCAGCGGGTTGGTGTGAGACGAATGGATATCAGCTCAGACCTCCTCGCAAAGCAATAG taaacaagcagaaaaaaattgcagtagTTCAACCAGAGAAACA aattttgtCTTCAAGGACAGTTCATGATGGACTAAAGAACCAGGAACTGAACTCTTCTGACTCAG TGGTCATTAATGGAAAGTACTGCTGCCCAAAGATCTACTTCAACCACCGGTGCTTCTCAGGGCCTTACCTTAACAAAGGCAGGATTGCAGAGCTTCCTCAGTCTGTGGGACCTGGGAACTGTGTCCTTGTTCTGAAAGAG GTTCTCACTTTATTGATCAATGCAGCTTACAAACCTAGCCGTGTCCTGCGAGAACTGCAGCTGGATGAAGAGGCTGCGTGGCATGGGCATGGGGAGACCCTGAAAGCCAA GTACAAAGGGAAGAGCTACCGTGCAACTGTGGAAGTTGTGAGGACGGCAGATCGGGTGGCAGATTTCTGTAGGAAAACATGTATCAAGCTGGAATGTTGTCCAAACCTCTTCGGCCCTCAGATGGTGCTGGATAAGTGTTCCGAGAACTGCTCTGTCCTGACTAAGACTAAATACA CACACTATTATGGAAAGCGGAAAAACAAGCGGATAGGTAGGCCACCGGGTGGCCACAGTAACCTGGAAGTAGCCATGAAGAAACCAAATAAAAGACGGAAGAGAcgaaaacatttttttgttcataaGAAAAAACGTTCTTCTACTTCAGTGGATAACACTCCAGCTGGATCTCCCCAG GGCAGTGGGGGAGAAGATGATGATGACCAGGACGAGGTAGATGAAGAATCTCTGACTGAGGATAGTACCTCGGAGCACCAAGACGAATTGCTTGAGGAATCAGAGGTATCGGAGAAGAAATCACTATCGTCCTCTCCTACACAGAGTGAACTGTCTCATTCCCTGGCTCAGGACCGAGACAAGCGGAAGAGGAAGCTCAggaccttttccttttctgatgaTGAAAATAAACCTCCTTCGCCAAAG GACATAAAGATGGAAGttgctgaaaagctgcagctggacAGTAACCCTCTGGAATGGAGCGTGGCTGACGTCGTACGATTCCTCAAATCGACTGACTGTGCACCACTGGCGAGAATTTTCCTTGATCAG GAAATCGATggccaggcactgctgctgcttaccCTGCCCACTGTTCAGGAGTGTATGGACTTGAAGCTTGGGCCAGCTATTAAACTTTGCCATCACATTGAGAGGGTCAAACTTGCCTTTTACCAGCAGTTTGCTAACTGA